In Dyadobacter sp. NIV53, a single window of DNA contains:
- a CDS encoding nuclear transport factor 2 family protein, producing MNQIEDRIALRELVDTYAIYGDQRKMREQALLFSENGVVELYFDGQLTSTLTGRSEIEDTFTSFLSNFETAYHFNGQQTVVLIDGSKATGVAYCTVTLIGTEDGTKMKTTIGMYYHDEYEKSNQQWLISKRKSVFTWQDKQALN from the coding sequence ATGAACCAAATCGAAGATAGAATTGCGCTTAGGGAATTAGTTGACACCTACGCCATCTATGGCGATCAAAGAAAGATGCGTGAGCAGGCCTTACTTTTTTCTGAAAACGGGGTGGTAGAGTTGTATTTTGATGGTCAGCTGACTTCAACCCTGACCGGACGTAGCGAAATCGAAGATACGTTTACATCTTTCCTGAGCAATTTTGAAACGGCTTATCACTTCAATGGACAACAAACAGTCGTGTTAATTGATGGTTCTAAGGCCACGGGAGTTGCCTATTGCACAGTAACGCTTATTGGCACAGAAGATGGGACAAAGATGAAAACGACAATTGGTATGTATTATCATGATGAATACGAAAAGTCAAATCAACAGTGGCTAATCAGTAAAAGAAAATCAGTATTTACCTGGCAGGATAAACAGGCTCTAAATTAA
- a CDS encoding nuclear transport factor 2 family protein — translation MQTQTFVKTFLKVSVLGLYFLIFITETSKAQTPGKSEQEILTLSKDKWQWMSDKNVDKLNALFNEKAMFVHMGGSWGKSRELDVIKSGNIWYKKATVHSASVNFIGNTAILLNDLDLVAVVGGNEVVNPFMVTEVYVNENGKWTMGSLTFSKLARAVK, via the coding sequence ATGCAAACTCAAACATTTGTAAAAACCTTTCTGAAAGTATCAGTTCTTGGATTGTATTTTCTGATTTTCATTACAGAAACTTCGAAGGCACAAACGCCAGGTAAATCGGAACAGGAAATCCTCACGCTCTCAAAAGATAAATGGCAATGGATGTCTGACAAGAATGTGGATAAGCTTAATGCCTTATTCAATGAAAAAGCCATGTTTGTTCACATGGGCGGCAGCTGGGGTAAAAGCCGGGAATTAGACGTAATCAAATCGGGTAACATTTGGTATAAAAAGGCAACTGTACATTCGGCTTCTGTCAATTTTATTGGCAACACTGCTATCCTTTTAAATGATTTAGACCTGGTGGCAGTAGTTGGAGGAAACGAGGTAGTAAATCCGTTTATGGTGACCGAGGTTTATGTCAACGAAAATGGCAAATGGACAATGGGCTCGCTCACTTTCTCAAAGCTGGCCAGGGCAGTTAAGTAA
- a CDS encoding cupin domain-containing protein — MKKVLILMIVISAAWSNRAVAQTSPIFPKGEKAANVHHVGDVWLTELSPADSVFSYGTSVAIFDPGARLNWHSHPGGQILIITDGVGYYQEKGKTKQTVKRGDVVKCQPGIEHWHGATPESGVTYIATSPAQKGKTIWLQKVADAEYNSKK, encoded by the coding sequence ATGAAAAAGGTATTGATATTAATGATTGTAATATCCGCTGCATGGTCTAACCGGGCAGTGGCGCAGACTTCACCTATATTTCCAAAAGGTGAAAAAGCAGCTAATGTACATCATGTAGGAGATGTATGGCTCACAGAATTAAGTCCGGCTGATAGTGTTTTCAGTTACGGCACGTCGGTTGCTATTTTTGACCCTGGTGCAAGGCTTAACTGGCATAGCCATCCGGGAGGCCAGATCCTTATCATTACAGATGGCGTAGGGTATTATCAGGAAAAAGGCAAAACAAAACAAACCGTCAAAAGAGGGGACGTAGTTAAATGCCAGCCGGGCATAGAACATTGGCATGGAGCAACTCCTGAAAGCGGCGTAACCTATATTGCTACTTCACCAGCGCAGAAAGGAAAAACAATATGGCTGCAAAAAGTTGCCGATGCGGAGTACAACAGTAAGAAATAG